GTATTTAACATTTCACGTGCATCTTTTTTCTTTTTCTCTACGTTAGGGTTTGCAACCATGTCATCATAATATTTTTCTAAATCAATATCATCTAAAGTCACACCATACTCTTGTTTTACAGTGTGTGGCGCAAACATGTAGAAGTCTTTACCTTCTTTTGCTAGGTCGAAGAATTTAGAAGGCACGATTAAGCCTGTAGAGATAGTTGATAAACGTAAATCTTCATCTGCATTTACTTTTTTAGTATCTAAAAACTCTTCAACATCATAGTGGAAGATGTTTAAATATACAGCACCTGCGCCAGGTCTTTGACCTAATTGATCTGCATAACTAAATCCACCTTCGAGTGACTTAGCAACAGGTAATACACCTTTGGCTACACCTTTTATACCTTTAATTGCTTCACCACGTGCACGTAATTTAGATAAATTAATTGCAACGCCACCGCCAATTTTACTTAATTGCTTCGCGGTTGAATCAATAAAGTTGATGGAATTCAAGCTATCATCCACTTCTAATAAGAAGCAAGAAACTAATTCTCCACGTCTTGCTCTACCCGCATTTAAAAATGTAGGTGTTGCAGGTTGATAACGTTGTTCTACCATAGCTGAAATAAATTGTTTAGCTTGATCTTTGTCTCCATTAGCTAAGTACATTGAAACAATGGCAACGTGTTGATTATAATCTTCTAAATATTGTTGTTTATCATTCGTTTTAAGTGCATAGTCTTTGTAAAATTTACTTGCAGACATGTAACTAGCAAATTGGAAGTTAATTGACTTCGCATATTCTGTGATTTCTACTAAGTCTGAATCACTGTATTTTTCAAAAACATTGAAATAGAAGTTATTGTCTACAAGATAGTGTAAACGTTCAATTTCGCTATCGAAATAAATCGTTTTGTCGTGGATTTCTTCCAAATATACTTTGAGCGCTTCTTGGTCTTTTTCTAAATTAAAAAAACCATTATCTTTTCGTTTTGTAACTTCATTATTTAATTCAATGTGATTGTACTTCTTCTCGTCCATAGTTTTCATTAAAATTACCCACCTTGTTTTTAAATTCGATAACGTCTTTATTAGTGCCTTGCACTTCAAACTTCATTAACAACGGTACATTATAGTCTTCAGAAATAGAGCGCCCTGCTTTAGCAAAATTTTGCCCCCAGTTTCTATTACCACTGGCAGCTACCGCTCTGAGATATGAATGATTAACATCTAGAAATGATTGTACTTGTTGAGGTACTTCGCCAAAGCCTATTGTTCCAGTAACTAAAATATATGGTTCATTAATAGGATCCGTACAATTTTCTGATGTAATTTCCATTACATTTTCGATTTCAGCACGTTTAATAAATCTGCGTACATTACCTGAAAATGAGAAATATACTACTTTCATTGGATCGCCTTCTTTCACCAATCTTTAAACAATTAAAAAAGAAGTTCTCCTATCATGACAGGAAAGCTTCCTACAAAATATAGTGTTGTAGAATGAAATGAGTCACTAAAAGAAAAGTTTATAAAAACTATATGACCTTATCTTGATATTAGATTTTATTTTGAACCACAAGATATTGTGGTTGATTAGAAATGTAGATCTATATAGTATAAGTAAACATTTTGTGCGGAAACACTGTAAACGAGAGATTATTCTATAATTACTAGTGTCATTTTGCATTTAAATTAAGATTATTCCATTTATTAGTATCAGCTACAGACACAATATATTGTGTCTGTTTATCAATATCGATACTATATTCTGTGTTTCATTATACATAATACCTAAACTTATTTAAAGTTAAAGTTTTATGTCAAATGTTCGTCTTTTCTTCTGAACATGCACCACTACACCTTTAGTCTTACACAAATAAAAATAAAAAAATTTTTCAGTTAAAATTACTTGCTTTTTATAAAAAATTATACATTAAGCTTAAGGTCTTGATTCTAGCTCAACCCTGTTAAAATAAAGGATACAATCAATGAAGAATCGAAATTAAACTGCAATCGTTTTCAGTTATATGCAATCATTTTAATTCTCACAAATGATTTGAAACTAGATTATGACTCTTCCCTAACAGAACGTACGTTCGTATTATGATTATATATTTCACCCACTGTTTTTTCAAGTCTTTTATGCATATCGACATCATTTATGCTACTATAATAACGTTAAACTTTTATGAATGAGGCGATAGTATTGAATCCTAAAATCAAAGGTATAATTGCAATACTAATATCTGCGATAGGCTTTAGTTTTATGTCTGTCTTCTTCAGATTATCAGGCGATTTACCTGTATTTCAAAAGTCTCTAGCAAGAAATTTAGTTGCAATGTTCATACCATTATTCTTCATATTTAAATATAAACAACCAATGTTTGGTAAATTAAGTAGCCAACCATTACTTATCTCAAGGTCAACACTCGGTTTAATAGGTGTATTGCTTAATATATATGCACTTGATCATATGGTATTGAGTGACGCTGATACATTAATGAAGTTAAACCCCTTCTGGACTATATTATTATGTTTTATCTTTTTACATGAAAAAGTACGAAAATATCAAATTTCAGCAATGATCGTTGCAATACTCGGTATGTTACTTATTGTAAAACCAGAATTTTCTTCTTCGTTTATACCAGCATTAATTGGACTACTTTCAGGTATATTTGCTGCATCAGCATATACTTGTGTCCGTGCTTTAAGTACTAGAGAAGCACCCTACACCATTGTATTTTATTTTTCACTATTCTCAGTAATTGTACTTATCCCATTTTCAATTTTTACATTTGAACCAATGAGTAAATTACAATTATTATATTTATTCGGCGCAGGTTTATCAGCTGCAGTGGGCCAAATTGGAATCACACTAGCCTATAGTTTCGCAGCAGCAAAAGATATATCTATTTTCACTTATGCTTCAATTATATTTACAGCAATATTCGGCTTCATATTATTTGGTGAAACACCTGATTTATTATCAACAATCGGATATGTTGTCATTATAAGTGCAAGTTACTATATGTTCGAAAAAGCACGTCGCGAATCAAATCAACAACAACAAAATTAATCATATGATAAGGAGTGATTCATTTGGCACAAGGACGTCAAAATGATGAATTACAAGATATAACATTACTAGGAAACCAAAATAACACATATAACTTTGATTACAGACCAGATGTTTTAGAAACATTTGATAATAAACACCAAGGTAGAGATTACTTTGTAAAGTTTAATTGTCCAGAATTCACATCACTATGCCCTATTACAGGACAACCAGATTTCGCAACAATATACATTTCATACATTCCTAACATTAAAATGGTTGAATCTAAATCTTTAAAATTATACTTATTTAGCTTTAGAAACCATGGTGACTTCCATGAGGATTGTATGAATATCATTATGAATGATTTAATTGAATTAATGGATCCTCATTACATTGAAGTATGGGGTAAATTCACTCCACGTGGTGGT
The DNA window shown above is from Staphylococcus sp. M0911 and carries:
- the nrdI gene encoding class Ib ribonucleoside-diphosphate reductase assembly flavoprotein NrdI; protein product: MKVVYFSFSGNVRRFIKRAEIENVMEITSENCTDPINEPYILVTGTIGFGEVPQQVQSFLDVNHSYLRAVAASGNRNWGQNFAKAGRSISEDYNVPLLMKFEVQGTNKDVIEFKNKVGNFNENYGREEVQSH
- a CDS encoding DMT family transporter; amino-acid sequence: MNPKIKGIIAILISAIGFSFMSVFFRLSGDLPVFQKSLARNLVAMFIPLFFIFKYKQPMFGKLSSQPLLISRSTLGLIGVLLNIYALDHMVLSDADTLMKLNPFWTILLCFIFLHEKVRKYQISAMIVAILGMLLIVKPEFSSSFIPALIGLLSGIFAASAYTCVRALSTREAPYTIVFYFSLFSVIVLIPFSIFTFEPMSKLQLLYLFGAGLSAAVGQIGITLAYSFAAAKDISIFTYASIIFTAIFGFILFGETPDLLSTIGYVVIISASYYMFEKARRESNQQQQN
- the queF gene encoding preQ(1) synthase; its protein translation is MAQGRQNDELQDITLLGNQNNTYNFDYRPDVLETFDNKHQGRDYFVKFNCPEFTSLCPITGQPDFATIYISYIPNIKMVESKSLKLYLFSFRNHGDFHEDCMNIIMNDLIELMDPHYIEVWGKFTPRGGISIDPYTNYGRPNSKYEKMAEHRMMNHDMYPENVDNR